The genomic segment aattataatttctacttACCTCATTACCACTTGATTCTGCCAAGGAGGATTTTGCAGTCATTGGTGTCTCTTGGCCTGTTAGGGATAGCAATTCTGCCCTGCTAAGGAAGAAAAGGGTATCTGACATCTGGCCTATTTTGAGCTAGGCTGACTTTACTCTTTTGCTCATTGCCAAGcagtagatttaaatattaagttctggttttttgaggcaatttgtaatattgtatccagaatctaaaaatatagtttatgaagtaaaaaaattcatttatcatttaaatacttGTAGTTACATAAGTGTACCTTAAGCGATTCTAAGCCAAAAAAGCGTATCTGCCACATACGGTTTTTTGGCTTCTTGTTCTATGCGATTTCAACAGCATGATTGTAGGGCTAAACACAGTAACAAGTCACATAATATTTATCTAGTGttagttttaatgataaaatgaGACTTCTAATTACTATGATGACAAAGTTAcacacatttttagaaatttacatgaatattgtCTATACAACTCAGTCAATGTCATGTTCTGTGATTAGATCAGGCTCCTCACTCACTGCTAGATCAACCCAAAAGCCATGTCTGTTGGGAGGCATCAAAGGcacaagttttttaataatgtcttGTTTCTTTTCTTTGTTCACACCTCTGGGGCTGGTTCTTGTATTTGGTTTTGGAACTTCTCTCTTCTTCGTAAATCCTGCTTTTAAAAAGGACAATTGAAAGACTTCCCCACTGAATGATTTTCTGTAGAACACGTCAAAAGATCCTCTTTGGAAAAGAACATGTACCATTTCACTAAGATATGGACGAGGAActttatgcataattttatactGTGAAGAATAGTTAAATTCTGTGAAAAAGTCCTGATGCTCCATACTCTTTACAGTAACCTTTCCAGAGTTACTAGCTTTGACAGCATCTTTGAAGTCttcaaaatcatacatttttccttttgactttatctgaaacaatacaaaaatttaaaattgaataacttaaggaaaaagaaacaaataaaaagctgCGCCGAAAGTGGAAACGTAAaagattacttaattttataacatttacattataaaagtagaggtacttgtaatataataggttctaaattcaaatttatcattGCTTACCTGTTTATTAACTTGGTGATGGAAATGGTCTGCAGACATAAATGTATGTCCTGTCTCTAGATAGTTTAAAACAATCTCATTAGCTTCAATATCATTTGAATTTACCAATCCTGTCAGGTAGGAAAACAAAGCCCAATTTTTGTTCTGGGCTGCACAATTGTCCatccaaatgtatatttttttttcatctcTTTTGTGCATGATAAAAGAATTTAATGCACTCGCAATGTCCTCCTTTTTCCTACCGGAAATTCCCTCATGCCAGATGCATGCAAAAGGATCCATGGTTGGTTTTTTTCCAACAGGCACAAATGATTCATTGAAAAGGACAATTCTACGAGTAAACACTGCTTCTTTGAACTGTTCAATGTGAGGCAACATTATTACTTTCTGCAAGTCCATTGTGTAGACAACTGTACCAGAAGGCCTATAACTATCTAAATTGTCTTTATCAATTGATTTTTCATATGCTTCTCGGGCTTcagtatatttctttttatgatCTTTCCATTCATTGCATTCCGGACACAAAAGTTCATCGATTTGGCCATGATCTTGTTTGTGTAGATTGTACTTTTCACATCTTTCGCATTCCTCGtacgtcctgggtatgacgttaaactgcccacacccacctaaccatttccttaattcctaccaaatccccctccagggtaaaagtacccgtcctctgaccgttccagtgcatggctcgctgggagtgcttaagccggcactaggtgccctatctggtgtcggtgagagctgatgtgagcttgtctctgccgaggcgtaagtcatgtactggttcagaagccagccacttcggtccttggtcaggaagtgttcagtaggcaggggtgtcggagcccctgttgccacgtgcgagtccaagttgtgcgcgtattcccggcttggtaatcgatggaaaccgggcctcggggaactgaggtagggttgtcccccaagctacggtttgtgggacacccgagggcatgcccgctcccggtgaatcggcccgcactactaaacacgatgcgctggtgaacTTATCTATGGATATTCAAAACActccacccttagggcaagaatttgGAGGAAGAGAcaacgatccagagaaaaagcgacagttgtcagattctgaaaatgaatcgtatatcaaacaaaggaaagtggaagaaaaagtaagagctgaaaatatgaGCATTCCTACTCCACTATACTTAATcgtgagtcataaggatgagggcaaaactcttacgaaggttagtcctttccttattaacaaggcttttgtttcctcaggcggtcagcctaaatccgtaagcaaattaaggaatggaactatcttggtggaggctgccaaccacatccaagccaagaaattccttcagatgacaagcttttttgatcaggtagaagtcgtcgttcaaccgcactcctcactgaacacctccaaggggatcgtcttctgccgtgacctgatggagtgtagtgaggaggaGATCAAGGAtgagctgcagtgtgaaatggtgaccgatgtggtcaggatgcttcggacggagaatgggagaaaggttcctactcctggtctaattctgacctttgcatttccccaaccccaaaaactattaaggctgggtacttgtccctgactgtacggccatacttcaaaaatccgcagcggtgtttccgttgtcagagattcgggcactctactaagacgtgctcgggccctgagacttgttcccgttgcggcgatgaaggccaccaagaggaaggttgcaagaacgacgtcagatgcgtgaactgtaagggcaaacacgCCGCCACctcgaaggagtgtagagtttacatagaggaaaaggaagtattgaagattgtcactcttaacaaactctcctttaatGAAGCCCGAaaagagtacaggagaagaatcgctccaacccctaaaaagggagtctcgtactccgaagctgcttcagcccccgTCCAATCCGcgcagtgcccgtcatgtactgcTTTAGAAGGTATGGTActcaatttaacagagcaggttgccgctttggttaaacagcttgcagccggtaccggacaacatccgttggcatccaccagtaagccttcccaagcagtccacacgccccttAAATCCAACACACagactcaagctcgcccaacagctacttctactttcagggataaggtgcaacaaaatacgaaacccaccttatctttggaagagaggaaaaaactcgccgacaaactaaaaaagaatatcCAAGAAAAAGCAGAAAATAGATCCAAATccctagtaaaaaagactaactcatcctcgtccagatcctcacaattatcacttgatgatgatatggttgaggaccctttggagatgcagacggagttccaaactgttcatggtaacttccgtcctgtatataaacaaagaaaaaaaattacgatgaactagcacaaaataaaatatataatataatataaaatgctgttacaatggaatattaatggtttgagaagccactttgaagacttaaaactacttataaagacaagaaaacctaaatttatttgcctacaagagactaaattgtctcctcatactcatttcaaacaaaatggttatgacatctttcgcctagatcatcaccaacaaattgcctgtggaggtgtggctattctagcagattcttctgttaatgctagagctttgaacatcgtcacaaacctccaggcagtagcaatagcaatcgatgttccttttaaattaatcatctgctccatatatattccacctcccccttttgatttatctcttgatgatctacgtgatctctacAGCCAGGTCccgtctcctttcttgatggttggtgattttaATGCACatcatcgctcttggggttccagccattctgatcggaggggtaacatggttgcgggattgtgggatgaagtggcagcggtcgttctcaatgacgagtcggccacttacatgtgccctaggactggcatatggtcggcaatcgacctgtcaatctgcagtccggtcgtggcaactcgagtgcattggtccgtacttcccgacctgtcagggagtgaccatgcgcccattgccgtggcttttgaatcctttccgtctttgacaggcaggtgtcccaggtggaaaattaagagggctgactggaacgagtacaaaaagaacatagtttctcaaactactaatatcgaattaaacgacataaatacagccactgaattatttacatctaatattataacatccgcagagcgaagcattccaaaatcctcaggttcaccaaacaaacgccaggtttcttggtggtctgaagaatgttcggcggctctaaaggaacgtcgaaaatgtttaagacagttcaacagatcaccgaatgaagaaaatttaagtaggtacagaagagcacgggcaaaagcaagacaggtttttagacagagacggcggcagtcctggctggactacacagatcaaataaaacgaactactcctgcatctgatgtttggaggaagcttcgatctgtttgctgtaagacctccccaccttctcttattgctctgaaaaatggtaccgatgtggtaactgatcccttgacagtttccaatttactcggctcacattttgcggaaatttcaaaaacgtcatcttacaatagggagtttcaaaatttcaaaacaaatacagaaagacatcctctaaatttaaatattaataacaactctcctttaaaccttccctttaccattgatgaacttgattcatcactaaaggcgacatcaaattctgctccaggtcccgataacatacattatgccatgttgcggaacctgacggaggatggaaaacaagatcttctgaaattatataatagaatatatttagaaaacacattccctaattcttggcgtcgctctcacattatcgctctccaaaaaccgggccaagatagaacttctccaggaagctatagaccaatttcccttactagcagtctctgcaaagtattcgaaaggatggtcaacagacgtcttgtttggtttctggagaaaaataatcttctttcaccttcccagtgcggattccgacaaggccggtctacaagtgaccatctacttgccttggaatcggcaatcctgaattcctttattaaaagaaaacagttgatcgcggtattctttgacatttccaaggcttatgacaaagcttggagaagggggatattaaatgctttaatatcttggggtgtagggggccacatggtttctttcatacagggcttcttgtcggaaagaaccatacaggtcaaacttgggacaaccatttccgattcattcacgctggaaaatggtattccacaaggtagcgttctaagctgtactctgtttgccattgcaatcaataacatatcgtcttgcgttacccctcctgtgcgctgttctttgtttgtagatgatttttctatttacatttctacaaagaagctagcggtgggggagagagctttacagcttaccatcaacaggcttgagcagtggtgcggagttacgggtttttctttttcgccacctaaaacaaaagccatcgttttctccagaatgcgtacccttgagcagccaacgctctctttgctgggtcagacaATCACTAcctgtgacaatatcagattcctgggtctcacatttgatacccggctaacttgggtgcctcacctgaaagatcTAAAAAATCGATGcatgaagcgcttgaacatactgagagctttaagcggaacaaaatggggggcggacaggacatgcatgctcaggttctacaaagccaccatccgttcctgtctagattatggatgtcaagcatatgggtccgcaagacccagtgctctcaaaatgcttgacccagtccataattctgctttaagactggccactggagcttttcgatcttgtcctattaacagtcttctcgcagaaacgggagaaccccctctttcgcatagacgacaacaactgtccctaaactatgttcacgctctttcagggaagccagaaaaccctgcgtttgaaccggtcctgcgaaatccactctataattctttcctagcgagaccaaatcttccttcacccttaggcgttagggccaaatcctacgcttatgaaataggcctaaacgaataccagtttaaagtcgttcatcaatgtgatatcccaccctggagcgtctcaatgccaaaaattattttaaatctctctaggtttaaaaaagtctccactccagaaacagtctaccaacaagaattccgtcaaatactaggcagcctcgcaccttgcgatgttgtctatactgacgggtcaaaggaacgttgtagaactggatgtgctttcgttactggggtaagacgatacggatttcgtctccccaacgactcttctattttcacggccgaattaacagccatccaaaaggccctaaatataacgttttgtatgactaaaaaattggttatctgcagcgactcccttagtggtatacaagccatcagcgacatgttttcaaaacacatcatcatccgcgaaatatggcactctttgtcttcccttcagtccgaaggtgttgctgtctttcttgtctgggtacctggacacattggagtatccggaaacgagctggcagatagaggagctaaggaagcattacaactccagccttacaccgcacggatgatttcttccgacattaccccggtagtgaaggccaaactgaaagccaaatggaatagcgattggcgggcagtcgtcaacaacaagttacggtttattaaagactgcgttggactctgggaaacagcgaaccgcctgtctcgtcgtgaggaggttgtgttgtgtcgcctgcggctaggccacacgcttctcacacatggcttcctcatgagtagagatgatcctccggtctgcaacacatgtgacactgtcattactgtcaaacatgtgcttgttgactgccctcgctattcggtacataggcgcaactcgaatctgccggcttcgttgaacgatattctttgtgatgacaagacggcaactcaaagattgctgtgttttctgaatgcaacgtcgctgattaataaaacataatttaattttaaacttatttattcagattatctattgttgttaatatttataaattttattatttattttatgtatcatttatcttgacagctgccaaattagcccctttacagctaacttggtggcagtaaattgtgttaagtttttacagtttatttaattaatgttatgtaccttgtccttatttatgttctatttatcttttagtccttatataggttaagacctctctacagtctttcccttgttatatttattgttatctagttttaagtataaattatttactcacctacttgttgtaattcctatttttgttatatacaatgtaatctgtatgcacctaattgacactaccagatacgagtaggtgtcaattctttcttgagggcaatgataacctcagcgttttttgccccttataaaaaaaaaaaaaaaaaaaaaaaaaaaaaaaaaaaaaacgcattcCTCGTGGCCCAATTTTGCAAAGGAAATGTTCATTTCTGATATTACATTTCGATACAAGTCGTATGAACAATGAAAGTTTTCTTCTGCTTCGTGATCTTTCATTAATTCTTCGTGCATTTTTGCTATTGACAGTTCACAGGGCAAATATTTCCTGTTAGGAGCATGTTCTCTCCTATAATGTGATATACatggattgtattttaaaatatgatcctTGATAATACTCCTATCCACAAGGTTATGTGGGGGGTGTCTTCCCCGTTGATCGCGTTTCGGTAAAACGCCATCAGTTGATTTGTTCAAAACATTAGTAATGAACATGTCATTGTTTTTTTTGTAGCCGAGTGTggataagaaaaatgttttacaaaccatCTTTCTTGCTCCGTCACTGTCTGTAAGGaagtaaaagaatgtttttcCCCTCCTTGATTCTTCCTCTGGGTGTGTTTTCCTTTTAACTTTGCTTTTATCAATGTGccctaaaataaaaacttttctctcATTTTCCTCCATAGCCCAAAAGTGTTCGTGGATTTTCATTCTTCTGTGTTCTGTAAGTTTGGTCGTGCATTTtcttttacatgtattattacaTGGGGGCTGAAGTGcatgtttatctttatttttttcacgtTTTGATTTAATGTCTTCTTTACACCTCGGCGCAGCTCTTTTCCTCGGGTTCCCATTTTTGGTGAACCCTTTAGGAGCTTCATCTGTTTCCTCGAGCAAAGCAGCTGTATTATTATGTTCTAAGTTCGACTCTGCTGTCTCCATCTGCTGGTGTTCCTCTGTTGGCGCTACTTCTATTGGGTTGACTTGTTCAACTACAATGGCAACATTTTCTACCAAATCTGGAGCTATGTCAAACAGCACGTCGACATTCTGTAGCTGTTGTTCTTCTGCCGCTTCAggcaataaatcaaacaaatcttCAATAAAATCACTGGCATTGTCTTCATTTGATTCATAGCTCTgcaaaaagtgaaataaatgagtttttcattaaggctatattttatatattttttcatgtagGCTATATTTTCATCCTATGCAATTTACATATTTGGTAATTCAATGAGTTATGACAGTAGTAAgatataaatcaaacataaaagttGCCTATAGACAACATTGCATAACCCTACAAAAGCTAACAAAATATGAGGCGTTGGTAGGCCTACATTCAACTAGTtcgcttatttattttatttactgaattaaataaatatatattaccgaTATATTTTAGGCTATCAGTTTGATAGGGCATAGTAGATTAAGcaaattacctttttattatCTGTAGTTGTCGTAGACTCTTCATGTCTGATATCAACTTCTGTTAAATTAGCATAAGGCCTACTACGTGTTTCCTCATTGTTCAAGTGGACGACCATAAAAAGTGATCCGTTTTGAAGAACTGTAGGAGCGCTtggctgaaaaaataataattttgtaaataatttttgcagGGACCAGCAAACAAAAAGCATTTAGGCTACAGTGGCTTAATCTAGACTAATTCTGcatattgataaattaagtttgttttaaaagctCTATTTCTAGGCCTaggattaaaactatattatggtAGGCCTAATCAATATTGTACTTACA from the Homalodisca vitripennis isolate AUS2020 unplaced genomic scaffold, UT_GWSS_2.1 ScUCBcl_1494;HRSCAF=5199, whole genome shotgun sequence genome contains:
- the LOC124371504 gene encoding uncharacterized protein LOC124371504, with product MGYTCNVCKKSFSRCAFLVHNSDSKCNPAPKEVLPVRPRPSTSTSFEQVEQSLPSTSSNADPSAPTVLQNGSLFMVVHLNNEETRSRPYANLTEVDIRHEESTTTTDNKKSYESNEDNASDFIEDLFDLLPEAAEEQQLQNVDVLFDIAPDLVENVAIVVEQVNPIEVAPTEEHQQMETAESNLEHNNTAALLEETDEAPKGFTKNGNPRKRAAPRCKEDIKSKREKNKDKHALQPPCNNTCKRKCTTKLTEHRRMKIHEHFWAMEENERKVFILGHIDKSKVKRKTHPEEESRRGKTFFYFLTDSDGARKMVCKTFFLSTLGYKKNNDMFITNVLNKSTDGVLPKRDQRGRHPPHNLVDRSIIKDHILKYNPCISHYRREHAPNRKYLPCELSIAKMHEELMKDHEAEENFHCSYDLYRNVISEMNISFAKLGHEECERCEKYNLHKQDHGQIDELLCPECNEWKDHKKKYTEAREAYEKSIDKDNLDSYRPSGTVVYTMDLQKVIMLPHIEQFKEAVFTRRIVLFNESFVPVGKKPTMDPFACIWHEGISGRKKEDIASALNSFIMHKRDEKKIYIWMDNCAAQNKNWALFSYLTGLVNSNDIEANEIVLNYLETGHTFMSADHFHHQVNKQIKSKGKMYDFEDFKDAVKASNSGKVTVKSMEHQDFFTEFNYSSQYKIMHKVPRPYLSEMVHVLFQRGSFDVFYRKSFSGEVFQLSFLKAGFTKKREVPKPNTRTSPRGVNKEKKQDIIKKLVPLMPPNRHGFWVDLAVSEEPDLITEHDID